A stretch of Blattabacterium cuenoti DNA encodes these proteins:
- the queA gene encoding tRNA preQ1(34) S-adenosylmethionine ribosyltransferase-isomerase QueA: MRTSDFYFELPLNLLAKYPSQERDESKLMVIHRNNKQIEHKLFKDLYQYFEEGDTLIINNTKVFPARLFGNKEKTEAKIEVFLLRELDPKDRTWDVLVDPARKVRVGNKLNFGYGLTGEVIDNTTSRGRILQLHFEGSHKELIKKIKKLGKTPLPKYINRKPEKYDEERYQTVYAKKEGSIAAPTAGLHFSKHLLKKLEIKGINLVEITLHLGLGSFFPVEVEDISKHKMDSEKCFIDEYSCKIINHTIQEKKRICAVGTSSMRAIESCVSSSKNLNPFYGWTNKFIFPPYNFSIANSMITNFHIPKSTLLMMTVAFAGFDLIMKAYQIAIQKKYRFYSYGDAMLIL, translated from the coding sequence ATGAGAACTTCAGACTTTTACTTTGAATTACCTTTGAATCTTCTTGCTAAATATCCTTCTCAAGAAAGAGATGAATCTAAACTAATGGTTATTCACAGAAATAATAAACAAATAGAACATAAATTATTTAAAGATCTATATCAATATTTTGAAGAAGGAGATACTTTAATTATTAATAATACCAAAGTATTTCCTGCAAGACTATTTGGAAATAAAGAAAAAACGGAAGCTAAAATAGAAGTTTTCTTACTTAGAGAATTAGATCCCAAAGATAGAACTTGGGATGTATTAGTTGATCCAGCAAGAAAAGTAAGAGTAGGGAACAAATTAAATTTTGGATATGGATTAACAGGAGAAGTTATAGATAATACAACTTCTAGAGGAAGAATTTTACAACTTCATTTTGAAGGATCCCATAAAGAACTTATTAAAAAAATAAAAAAGTTAGGTAAAACCCCTTTACCTAAATATATCAACCGAAAACCAGAAAAATATGATGAAGAACGTTATCAAACTGTATATGCAAAAAAAGAAGGATCTATAGCCGCTCCAACCGCAGGTTTACATTTTTCTAAACATTTATTAAAAAAATTAGAAATAAAAGGAATAAATTTAGTAGAAATAACTTTACATTTAGGATTAGGGAGCTTTTTCCCCGTAGAAGTAGAAGACATTTCAAAACATAAAATGGATTCAGAAAAATGTTTTATAGATGAGTACTCTTGTAAAATTATTAATCATACTATACAAGAAAAAAAAAGAATTTGTGCTGTAGGAACTTCTTCTATGAGAGCGATTGAAAGTTGTGTTTCTTCTAGTAAAAATTTAAATCCGTTTTATGGATGGACCAACAAATTCATTTTTCCTCCTTATAATTTTAGTATAGCAAATTCTATGATTACAAATTTTCATATTCCTAAATCTACATTATTAATGATGACTGTAGCTTTTGCAGGTTTTGATTTAATTATGAAAGCATATCAAATAGCAATACAAAAAAAATATAGATTTTATTCTTATGGAGACGCTATGTTAATTTTATAA